The genomic window AACTGCAAAAGATATCGCGAAAAGAGGAGCGAGATTGATCATGGCCTGTCGAAATATGGAGTCAGCGAACAAAGTAAAAGGTTCATCTTAAAccttacttttattataatagaattaaatcACCATCATTGTTCAAATTCTATTGcgttttaaataaacagaAGGTCCTTAGGATTTGTTAAAGATGAGGTAATATAATCAATTACAAATGTATTCCAATTAAGTAAGACGATTATGTCTATACTATAAATAGACATTAAATCTTTGAAATCATTTGTATTGCTAATTGTAACTTGGCTAGCGCTTAActaaaaaattctgtaaaaaacTATTTAGAGGAGAaacgatatattaatatgatactgatagataattttaagttgttaatataattataagcaGACTTCCACAGCTATTGCAACAACCTTTGAAactaaataacttttttaaaattggatCAACGACCTGGgttttttgagaaattaaaaggaTTAGTTTATCAAATGACGTAcaaaaaagattttgaaaaattgtaattgctcgcaaaaaaaaaggaagaaaaagaaaggaatttttcaacttttttatCTGGgctcgtaataaaaatttaaataacacatATTGAACATTCGTATCAGTTATATATACgctgaaaattttatcgatatcagtttatatagaaataagcCACAGGCATCGAAATTTTCAGCACGTATACAGCATGTATATGAACATGTATGTTGGAAGTCgctatatatttaaagaaccAAACCTTCTTGTTTcatatgtttttttatttcacaattcaaatttgttatttcatagAGGAATTAATAAAGGAATCAGGCAACGAGAACATCGTTGCTCGAAAGTTAAACTTGTCGTCACTGACTTCGGTAAGAGAATTTGCGCAGCAAATAAACCGTGAAGAGTCTAGGTTGGATGTATTAATTCATAACGCAGGAACTGCAGACTTATTCCACAAAAAAGTGACGGAAGACGGTCTGGAAATGACTATGGGAACAAATCACTATGGTCCATTCTTACTTACACATCTTTTGATCGGTAcgacaaattcttttttaacgatttCCTTCTTCATACTAAGATACTACTTGTAGAATTATTTTGCAGACTTACTAAAACGATCGAAACCAAGTCGAATAATCGTCGTTGCATCGGGACTGTATTACTTAGcgagattaaatttaaacaatgtAAATCCAACGACGACCTTGCCTGGCTATTTGTACTATGTTTCCAAATATGCAAACATCGTTTTTACACTAGAATTAGCACGACGTCTTGAAGGTTCTGGCGTGACAGCCAATTGTCTTCATCCTGGTCTAATAAGCACTGGAATCTGGAAAAGTGTTCCGCCTCCAGTTTCTTGGGGATTAAATTTTTTGCTGAACACATTTTCCAAAACAACCGAACAGGGTGCGCAAACAACGATACATCTTGCAGTGTCCAGCGAAGTTAGTGGAATTTctggcaaatatttttcggaTTGTCGTGTAAGCAAAACTTTCcacaattttttgtttacaaatagcatttcttaaataacgataatattgTTTACTGCTacatatcattaattttaggAAACCGAACTTCCTCAAGGGATAAAGAATCCATCTCAAGGTAAAAAGTTTTGGGAACTGAGCGAAACCATGGTGAAACTTCAACCATCAGATCCAAAGATATAAAAGTTCacataaacatattttattaatctatgtaaaaaatgtatgtaatctattttaaaagctgcaaattttctgtaattaaaaGGCTTCTAATTCGTTAAACTTTTTGTATGactattttatgtatattcgtatttaattaTCCCGCAAAGTGATAATCGAGAAATAGTAATACGtttatcatatttcatttacatattctaatttgatttagaaaaataataaccATTGATGTTGCACTTGCGTaatattctattgaaaatacttaatataaaattagcaaTCACAGAAATAGGTTCTTATTTATGTGTTTAATGTTTCATCGCATTTGAGACTTAGTGTGCAGGGAACAATCTTTCCCATTCTCCCATTCTTTCAGGAAAGAACTCAATTTTGATCGATGGATAAAGATTCAGCTCCAGAAAATTGCTATGCTCGGATACCAATCTACCCCATCCTACATTCCTGAGTTGACCATCGTGCTTGCGGATCGGTTCGCCATTCATAACAAAGTTCGATCATATGCTGGTAGAAATTTCCACCATAGGAATCTCTGGTGCGTCGCTGTTGAAGTACGGAAAGCGGCTCTTTATGAAGAAAAGATACTGCAGATCGTCATGATGACATACACCTGAAGGACACGTAAACACGTAAAATATGGTCCTTGGAaagcaaatttataaaagtataccGGGAATTTCGAATACGTTGCGAATAACTTGATTATTCGATACATAGGAAATTTAGTTATAGCATCATCATATGTCTGAAAAagatttgatattttgtttatgatttcaatggaaaacaaattacaattagaGCACGAAGAGAATTTGATACGTACGTCACCGAGCTTTCTGTAGCTAGCCGAGCTAAGTGGCTGATCGTTGAAATAGAATTATCGTAATTCCCTATTGACGTAATTCGATCGCGATGTATTACGATCGTACATAAATATGATCGGAGCGAGAGTATTCCAATTATCGTTCAACTCAGGGTACACAGAATTACTTCCTAATGTGGCATTTTCATACACTGCACAATTCAGTAAAACAATTGGATATACtcaattttcatatctttataatatatttatgcaaaatatctCAATTCGAATACTCACAAGCAGCTATACCGCTAAATTCGACTTCCATAACTCCCATCATTAAAGGAACTTGATAGTAACTCCCTTGGTTTATCGCGTCGGACGGCTGTTCAGACAGGAACCTTTCGACACCAGGAACTGCCGGTTCCACAGCTGGTGACCAGAGCACAATAGGATTTCCACGCCAATcctgttaaaaatataatatcactTGATATTTCCAACAGACTAAGAAACATAAGATTGTGTCCAGGGAGAAAgctgaaagagaaaaattgttgcacaagagtaaaaaagaaatgaaaggtGCTATGCGTGAAATACGGAGAGACTTAACGAAActacaaataaaacaacagATTAAGAGCGATGGAGAACGTTAAGCGCAAGGTGCAAGAAATCTTTGGCGAAGCTTCAGTGCAACAGAGTgaattagagaaattaaaacggaagaagtaatagtaatagaaTAAACCGCGCATTCAGGAGTCCGTGTATATTATCTTTCTTAGACAATATTGGTATTTTGAATGATTATGTGCGATTTTATCAACGATGACCTCGGATATAACGGATCGTGATCACTATATTAGCGTTTTTTATGAttcttataatttcattaactgtaataaatgtaaataaacattttcgtAATAAGTAAATCTTTCAACCCATTTCGTTTGTAAAAACAATACTGTAATTGTATCATACGGAGACAATTCTTTATGGAAAAATCTAGCAGGAAACacagaataaaattctcaTGTGCGAGGCTTAGTTTTCAAGAAAGACGAGTTCGAATATTTGTCGAGTGTACTTGAATTTGGCTAATTACCGAGTGGAATAGACAGTCAGAAGAAGGTTATTCTGCATgcgaaaatgaattaaaagtgtgatataaaatttgtcaattagTTTTTCCGcttaattttcaagaaaatagaattcgaacgcgtttaattaagaattatcCTCGTGTACACGTGTGATagatttgcaaatttatttttctcgaaaataaactgtcttgtaaataaattttattctacattttcgatttattttcacatgtaGAATAATCTGATTATTTACTTCTACCTAGTCTGGAATTAGcaatattcaaagaaattttatgtacGTATTTCTATGACTCGAAAGATATTAACAATTCCGTGAGAATGATGTCTTGATTTCTGATTCCTGATAGTTCCAAATTGaagtatacgtatacacgtgAGCAGCGGTAACACGTTTAGTCCTGAAAAGAATCttattgaataaaatcttCGACAACATTGTTATTGAATAACGACGccttattttaatttgcaatatCACAAACAGACCGTATTCTGATTTTATAGCTTTACGATCATTGGATAATGTAATACATCTTTTTTTCAATAAGATAGATTATGAATTCaatattgtactttatatttctagaagtatatgatttataacattaaaaaatatacgctttatttaaaaaacgatgTTAATTATGATCCATATATATTTCGCAATAATATGTGTTACGTCCTGTGACCCGAACGTATGTTCTAATCCATCCTTCGGTCAAGATGCTCAACAGCTGTTTCGACATATTTGCACGGACTCACAATAATCCCAAGGAATCGTTAATTGCCGCGTTTAAAATTCTCTTTACGAGGATCAAGTTTATGGCCGTCCTAAGATTTAGCGTTCTTCACTTTATTGTCGAGATCCTTcacaaatttatagaatatattcatCAGGTCGAAAATCTTCTTGGGGTTATTGTTCATCACTGTTCAGCACGGGAAAAGCGGGCATTCCGTTGTACGATACTCGAAGACCGCTTCTACCTGCGAGCGACAGTTGGTAGGGGGCAGGCAGAACCCATCGCTAGTTTTCCTTCTTGACATCATCATCACCGATCCTCACTTCCAATCAACTTTACGGTAAGAACATAACTTCTCTTCGGTCGTAACATTCACAAACGCTTAATTTAAACGCACATTtaaaagttgttggaaataaatCGTGATATTTAAACTGTGAAAATCATTGAAACAATCCCTATTATTTTAACTGAAATAGGTTATCGGctgattcgtggcgtcgatcaTCGTATCAAGACAACATCTTGTGACTCTCGTTGGCGAGATACACAGCGAACACGTTTCTCCGGGATAACGGTCGAACAATAAGTTATTAcgaaacgataattataatacaaaattaaattaaaatatttgggAGATACATATGTTAAGGgcaggaaagaaaaatggttAAAGCAAAGAAGATGTTATTATCAGAAGTTTCCCAACGAAAACGTAatgaacaaaagaagaaatccTCGAACCCGTTTGAAGTGCATGTAAatagaaacaaacaaaatgtATTGGGTAGAAAGAGCAAGACGGATGAAAGTCTCCCAGGTGTATCTTGTGCAAAAGCAATTAAGAAGCGAAAAGAGACGCTTCTTCAGgagtacaaattaaaaaacaaggataatttgtttttagaTAGGCGCATAGGTGAAAGAAATTCGTGCCTGAACAAAGAAGATAAAGCCTTGGCTAAATTTGCCATAGAACGTATGAGAgcttataaaaaaagaatatttataatttgaatgaCGACGAAGTATTAACGCATAGAGGTCAGACATtagaggaaattgaaaaatttgatgacCCGAGAAGCGAAGATGACTATAGCGATGATGAAAGTGGAGCCGGCAAACTGGATAATAACTTTGTTAGTGAAGTTCACTTTGGTGGTGGTATTTTGTCTAAATCAAAGTCTGGAGAGTCTAGGAAAGACCTGATAGATCAACTTATAGTGGAATCAAAGAAATGCGAAGCTGAGAAGCAGAAAATTTGTGAGGAAGCTATAAGTTTAACGGAGAAACTTGATTCTGAGTGGAGGGATCTCCTTCCAATTGTTTCAGCTACTAATAAGAATGTTGAAGAAAGAACTACCGAGACAAAGGCTGATGATTACGATATTGCAGTACGTAAGTTGAGGTTTGGGGCTAAAGGTATACCGTCGGATAAATTAAGATCTAAAGAAGAGattgtaaaagaagaaaaggagaaattgGAAGCTTTAGAAGCAGATCGGCTGGCAAGAATGAAAGGacttgtaaataatataagtaatgagattaaacataaatgttgATGCTAGAATGTATAAATGACCAAGTTCCAGCAGATGATGAtagagaaaattcaattaaagaTGCAAAAGCAAGTTAAAATAATGAAGAGACTATAAATATCTAAGGagataaacaattaaatactACTGCAATGAATGACCTTAttaaggaagaaaggaagatagagagaaagaattcTGTCAAAAAGGAATTAGCTGAAAGTCgtaacagtaaaatttcagGATCTGATTGTTCTGAAGAAGATAACTTATCGGAAGGAGTCAGGACTTTGCAgccagaaagaaaaagaattaaacaaaagCAATATGATAAATGgttcaaaagaaaaatcaaaaactAGTGTTTTGAAATTGGATGGTGAGAGTAGCAAACAAGAAATTGAAGAtggttttttaaaaatgaaaaatgtcatGGAGAGTGCAAGGGAGGAATTACCTTACACGTATAAAGTTCTAGAAACTTTTGAGGAGTTACAAGAATTTTTGCAAGATTATGATGCTGATTACCAGTCAAATATTGTAGATAGTATAATTAAGTGTAATCATTGGTCACcgaataacataaataaagaaaagttatcaaatttatttttgtttttgttacaACATGTAAATGATCATGTTATAGGAAATGATGTTGAAAGTACAGTTAAAGGTTTCCAAATTATTGACAGGTAATATATaactttctaataaaatttatttacttgtattatatctatattatattacacatatttatttcagattGTCTTCTTCCTTATATGATCTTGCTCATCTGAATCCACGGAATGGCAAATCTTTTATACAAGAAATAATCAATGAAAAGCACCACGACTctgagaaaaataagaagaattaCACTGGCCTAGATACAGTATGTTcaacgtataattatattaaaaatatattttcaacagtattaattataatcttctAATAAACATCTTTTCCTTTCAgcttattttcttcaaattggtttctttgatatttccaACGTCTGATTTCAGACATCCTGTAACTACCGCCCGTGCAATATTTATGTCTGAAATACTATTTAGATgtcatattaaaaatgaaatagatatTTCAAACGATCTTTTTATACCTACTCTTATATCAGATTCGTATATTCTATACAGATATGATGGTAAGAAACATAAGACTGTGTCCAGGGAAAAAgctgaaagagaaaaattgttgcacaacaataaaaaagaaatgaaaggtGCTATGCGTGAAATACGGAGAGACTTAACGAAActacaaata from Bombus pyrosoma isolate SC7728 linkage group LG8, ASM1482585v1, whole genome shotgun sequence includes these protein-coding regions:
- the LOC122570033 gene encoding uncharacterized protein LOC122570033, whose translation is MMMSRRKTSDGFCLPPTNCRSQDWRGNPIVLWSPAVEPAVPGVERFLSEQPSDAINQGSYYQVPLMMGVMEVEFSGIAALYENATLGSNSVYPELNDNWNTLAPIIFMYDRNTSRSNYVNRELR
- the LOC122570026 gene encoding retinol dehydrogenase 14 isoform X2, with the translated sequence MLAKMLQCTTCYLAAAALLAVFLFFSAVYFFIQYTFGVCKSKNRMDGKTVIITGCTSGIGKETAKDIAKRGARLIMACRNMESANKVKEELIKESGNENIVARKLNLSSLTSVREFAQQINREESRLDVLIHNAGTADLFHKKVTEDGLEMTMGTNHYGPFLLTHLLIDLLKRSKPSRIIVVASGLYYLARLNLNNVNPTTTLPGYLYYVSKYANIVFTLELARRLEGSGVTANCLHPGLISTGIWKSVPPPVSWGLNFLLNTFSKTTEQGAQTTIHLAVSSEVSGISGKYFSDCRETELPQGIKNPSQGKKFWELSETMVKLQPSDPKI
- the LOC122570026 gene encoding retinol dehydrogenase 14 isoform X3 encodes the protein MDGKTVIITGCTSGIGKETAKDIAKRGARLIMACRNMESANKVKEELIKESGNENIVARKLNLSSLTSVREFAQQINREESRLDVLIHNAGTADLFHKKVTEDGLEMTMGTNHYGPFLLTHLLIDLLKRSKPSRIIVVASGLYYLARLNLNNVNPTTTLPGYLYYVSKYANIVFTLELARRLEGSGVTANCLHPGLISTGIWKSVPPPVSWGLNFLLNTFSKTTEQGAQTTIHLAVSSEVSGISGKYFSDCRETELPQGIKNPSQGKKFWELSETMVKLQPSDPKI
- the LOC122570026 gene encoding retinol dehydrogenase 14 isoform X1, yielding MRIHIYSRRLGLKNVTSSFSKRGYEKLDIKLMLAKMLQCTTCYLAAAALLAVFLFFSAVYFFIQYTFGVCKSKNRMDGKTVIITGCTSGIGKETAKDIAKRGARLIMACRNMESANKVKEELIKESGNENIVARKLNLSSLTSVREFAQQINREESRLDVLIHNAGTADLFHKKVTEDGLEMTMGTNHYGPFLLTHLLIDLLKRSKPSRIIVVASGLYYLARLNLNNVNPTTTLPGYLYYVSKYANIVFTLELARRLEGSGVTANCLHPGLISTGIWKSVPPPVSWGLNFLLNTFSKTTEQGAQTTIHLAVSSEVSGISGKYFSDCRETELPQGIKNPSQGKKFWELSETMVKLQPSDPKI